A DNA window from Gemmatimonadota bacterium contains the following coding sequences:
- a CDS encoding MFS transporter produces the protein MSIAPEGGLFRLAHSNSDFAKLWGGVTISDLGSSVTNLALPLVAVITLQVGAKEMGFLNAATHLPVLLFALLAGVWIDRAKRKPILVASAFGQGLVISLVPAAALVGWLSIELLYIVAFTGGTLAMMYVLASTSFLPSIVKREDLVEGNARLQLSTSTTNVAGPGAAGYLVDIFGAPLAILVDSISYFLSGLFLLRIRFDESDNIRTRIDQRVIAAIKEGISTLFSHPILRAMTIGTALASAAGAVQHTVWTLFLVRTLGITPIWLGIIGSVAGGASIIGALSAVPLAKRMGAGWLMIIALLLEGIAMGVLPFAGSFGWMKLPAVIAIQAVFSLALTLFSISQISLRQAVTPDRLLGRINATRRLVVFGIIPIAALAGGYLGETFGWEATLLISAAVMMVAFTYLILSSVRVSPEAVVTE, from the coding sequence ATGAGTATAGCACCTGAGGGCGGCCTCTTCCGGCTGGCGCATTCCAATTCTGACTTTGCCAAGCTCTGGGGTGGCGTCACTATTTCGGATCTTGGCTCTTCTGTCACCAACCTTGCGCTTCCCCTTGTTGCAGTAATAACGCTTCAGGTTGGCGCGAAGGAAATGGGATTCCTCAACGCAGCAACGCATCTTCCAGTGCTGCTCTTCGCTCTCCTGGCTGGCGTCTGGATTGATCGGGCCAAACGAAAGCCCATACTGGTCGCGAGTGCGTTCGGACAAGGATTGGTCATAAGTCTGGTCCCCGCAGCAGCTTTGGTTGGCTGGCTATCCATAGAGTTGCTATATATTGTGGCTTTTACAGGTGGTACACTCGCGATGATGTACGTCCTTGCCTCAACATCGTTTTTGCCTTCTATCGTGAAACGGGAAGATCTGGTCGAAGGGAATGCCCGACTTCAGCTAAGCACTTCGACAACGAATGTAGCAGGACCCGGAGCAGCTGGATACCTTGTCGATATTTTCGGTGCGCCGTTGGCAATACTTGTGGATTCAATTTCGTACTTCTTATCTGGTCTATTCCTATTGAGGATCCGATTTGATGAATCTGATAATATCAGGACCAGGATAGACCAAAGGGTGATAGCTGCCATTAAGGAGGGAATATCGACCCTATTCAGTCACCCTATTCTGAGAGCCATGACTATCGGGACCGCTCTCGCAAGTGCAGCAGGGGCTGTACAACATACAGTTTGGACACTTTTTCTTGTTCGCACCCTGGGCATTACTCCGATCTGGCTGGGAATCATCGGATCTGTTGCAGGAGGTGCCTCGATTATCGGGGCCCTATCCGCTGTTCCACTTGCAAAGCGGATGGGTGCAGGCTGGTTGATGATTATTGCGTTGCTACTTGAGGGCATTGCGATGGGCGTGCTTCCTTTCGCAGGCTCCTTCGGTTGGATGAAGCTCCCAGCCGTCATTGCTATCCAGGCAGTCTTTAGCCTGGCGTTGACCCTCTTTAGCATAAGCCAAATTAGCCTGAGGCAAGCAGTGACTCCAGATAGACTGTTAGGTAGAATCAATGCCACCAGGCGTCTTGTCGTATTCGGAATAATTCCGATTGCGGCGTTGGCAGGTGGCTACCTCGGTGAAACTTTTGGCTGGGAGGCAACGCTATTGATTTCAGCTGCTGTAATGATGGTGGCTTTTACCTACTTGATATTGTCATCAGTTCGCGTCTCACCTGAAGCGGTTGTGACAGAATAG